A genomic region of Chitinimonas arctica contains the following coding sequences:
- a CDS encoding phage tail protein has protein sequence MMSLGMFVFELITLPFQEMQQDIGWRFPTASRIGKRPARQFLGPDDETITLSGVLFPEELTGGERELALVRAMADEGKAYPLIAGTGDIYGVFVIEALKVTRQLFYVDGSARRLEFTLSLKREDDEQVDQLGQVYAAF, from the coding sequence ATGATGAGCTTAGGCATGTTCGTGTTTGAACTGATAACCCTGCCATTCCAAGAGATGCAACAAGACATCGGCTGGCGATTTCCGACGGCTAGCCGGATCGGCAAACGGCCGGCGCGCCAGTTCCTGGGGCCGGACGATGAAACCATTACCCTATCCGGCGTGCTGTTCCCGGAAGAGCTGACGGGCGGGGAGCGCGAACTCGCCCTGGTGCGGGCCATGGCCGACGAGGGAAAGGCATATCCGCTCATCGCCGGTACCGGCGATATCTATGGCGTCTTCGTGATTGAGGCGCTGAAGGTCACGCGCCAGCTGTTCTACGTGGACGGTAGCGCGCGCCGGCTGGAATTTACCTTGTCGCTGAAGCGCGAGGATGACGAGCAAGTGGACCAGTTGGGGCAAGTCTATGCCGCCTTCTGA
- a CDS encoding phage tail tape measure protein produces the protein MSQANLQLQVILSAVERVTAPLRRVRTESNTTSAQVKALRERVGQLNQTAGKIDGYRKTAEQCAKTGQALGQAQTRVNELARELQATTIPTKEMQQAFAEAKRQAGALTGQHAALIEKQHKLRTALAASGIETRQLAQHQRQLRTDTLAATQALAGEEARLRQLNARLREQRAAQTQRQAGMQARDQAAGAGGAMVGAGAVMGLPVLKMVKDYASFEDAMLGVARQVEGARDANGRLTRTYYEMADAIKALSERPGALAANDIAAQVEAAARMGIQGKDNLLAFAKTAGMGAVAFDMAAEEIGDNMGKIANIYKVPIKDIAALGDAINYLDDNAQAKGADIIDVLQRLGGVADKLDYKQAAALGSTFLSLGASAEVAASASNAMVRELAIASMQPKRFREGLQALKLDAKQVQAGMAKDATATILQVLDAIKLLPQAQQMTVTTQLFGKEYGDDAAKLANNLAEYRRQLALVKAPKATGSMQRESEAKSQNLSAHWQTLKNRTFNASSGLGASLRPALLDLMATAGRIVEAVTAWAKANPQLAATLVKVAAVLAVVLTVMGTLTLALAAALGPLVMLRYGMALLGIQFGGGAGLVGMLAGALNKFLIVVGWLGRAVLLVGNVLRVVFAFLLANPIVAVVALIAAAAVYIWANWDSLGPKFAALWASIQAYAGAAWDWICGKASAVSQAVVGLFMNWSLPGLLIQHWDAIMAFMTGLPARFAALGGQVIDGLISGITAKWGELKAKVGELGDGMAGWFKEKLGIHSPSRVFAELGGFTMAGLAQGLSEGAAAPLASMQALLKQLTQPLAAGLAVSASVLASAGTPIDHRAPLPARPAGVAQAAGPVNITINVQAAPGMNEQQLAKLVAAELERVQRKQAATTRSRLADFD, from the coding sequence ATGAGCCAAGCCAATCTACAACTGCAAGTCATCCTCTCCGCCGTCGAGCGGGTCACGGCACCGCTGCGCCGTGTCCGCACGGAAAGCAACACCACGTCCGCCCAAGTCAAAGCCCTGCGCGAGCGCGTCGGTCAACTTAACCAAACAGCCGGCAAAATCGACGGCTACCGCAAGACCGCCGAGCAATGCGCCAAGACCGGCCAGGCGCTGGGCCAGGCGCAAACGCGCGTCAACGAGCTGGCCCGCGAATTGCAGGCTACGACGATACCCACCAAGGAAATGCAGCAGGCTTTCGCAGAAGCCAAACGCCAGGCCGGCGCACTGACCGGGCAGCATGCCGCCCTGATCGAAAAGCAGCACAAGCTACGCACCGCCCTGGCCGCCAGCGGTATCGAAACCAGACAGTTAGCCCAACATCAGCGCCAGTTGCGGACCGATACCCTGGCCGCCACCCAAGCCCTGGCCGGCGAAGAGGCCAGGCTCCGCCAGCTCAACGCCCGACTACGCGAACAACGCGCCGCGCAAACCCAACGCCAAGCCGGCATGCAAGCGCGGGACCAAGCAGCCGGCGCAGGTGGCGCGATGGTGGGGGCCGGTGCGGTGATGGGCCTGCCCGTATTGAAAATGGTGAAGGACTACGCCTCGTTCGAGGACGCTATGCTCGGCGTAGCACGGCAAGTCGAGGGCGCCCGCGATGCGAATGGCCGGCTGACCCGCACTTACTACGAAATGGCCGACGCCATCAAGGCGCTATCCGAGCGGCCCGGCGCGCTGGCAGCCAATGACATTGCCGCCCAAGTCGAAGCCGCTGCGCGCATGGGCATCCAGGGTAAGGACAACCTGTTGGCCTTCGCCAAGACGGCTGGCATGGGCGCGGTTGCCTTCGATATGGCGGCCGAGGAAATCGGCGACAACATGGGCAAGATCGCCAATATCTACAAGGTACCGATCAAGGATATCGCTGCCCTGGGCGATGCGATCAACTATCTGGACGACAACGCCCAAGCCAAGGGCGCGGACATTATCGACGTGCTGCAACGCCTGGGCGGCGTGGCCGACAAGCTGGACTACAAACAGGCGGCCGCCCTGGGCAGTACCTTCCTGAGCCTGGGCGCCAGTGCCGAAGTGGCGGCCAGTGCCAGCAATGCCATGGTGCGCGAACTGGCGATTGCCAGCATGCAACCGAAGCGCTTTCGCGAGGGCCTGCAAGCCCTAAAGCTCGATGCGAAGCAGGTCCAGGCCGGCATGGCGAAGGACGCGACCGCGACGATTCTGCAAGTCCTGGACGCCATCAAGTTACTGCCGCAGGCCCAGCAAATGACGGTCACCACCCAGCTATTCGGCAAGGAATACGGCGACGACGCGGCGAAGCTCGCCAACAATCTGGCCGAGTACCGGCGCCAGCTTGCCCTGGTCAAAGCGCCCAAGGCGACCGGCTCCATGCAGCGCGAAAGCGAAGCCAAGTCGCAGAATCTGTCCGCCCATTGGCAGACGCTCAAGAACCGCACTTTCAATGCCAGTAGCGGGCTAGGTGCCAGCTTGCGGCCGGCCCTTTTAGATCTGATGGCAACGGCCGGGAGGATCGTCGAGGCGGTCACGGCTTGGGCCAAAGCGAATCCGCAATTGGCCGCGACCCTGGTCAAGGTGGCGGCGGTGCTGGCGGTTGTGTTGACCGTCATGGGCACGCTTACCCTGGCGCTGGCCGCTGCGCTCGGTCCCCTGGTGATGCTGCGCTATGGCATGGCTTTGTTGGGTATCCAGTTCGGCGGCGGGGCCGGCTTGGTCGGCATGCTGGCCGGCGCATTGAACAAGTTCTTGATCGTGGTCGGCTGGCTCGGTCGCGCGGTCTTGCTGGTCGGCAATGTGCTGCGCGTGGTGTTCGCCTTTCTGCTTGCAAACCCCATTGTTGCAGTCGTCGCGTTGATCGCCGCCGCTGCGGTCTACATCTGGGCCAATTGGGACAGCTTGGGGCCAAAGTTCGCCGCGCTGTGGGCCAGTATCCAAGCCTATGCCGGCGCGGCGTGGGACTGGATATGCGGCAAGGCGTCCGCCGTGTCGCAGGCGGTCGTCGGGCTGTTCATGAATTGGAGCCTGCCCGGCCTGCTCATCCAGCATTGGGACGCCATTATGGCGTTTATGACCGGCTTGCCCGCACGCTTCGCTGCCCTGGGTGGGCAGGTCATCGACGGCCTGATATCCGGGATTACGGCCAAGTGGGGCGAACTCAAGGCCAAGGTCGGCGAGCTGGGCGACGGCATGGCCGGCTGGTTCAAAGAAAAGCTAGGCATTCACAGCCCGAGCCGGGTATTTGCCGAGCTGGGCGGCTTTACGATGGCAGGCCTTGCGCAAGGCTTGAGCGAGGGCGCCGCCGCGCCCCTTGCCAGTATGCAGGCCCTGCTAAAACAGCTTACCCAGCCGCTGGCGGCCGGCCTGGCGGTGAGTGCCAGCGTGCTGGCGAGCGCCGGAACGCCTATCGACCACCGCGCACCTTTGCCGGCCCGTCCGGCTGGCGTTGCCCAAGCGGCCGGCCCGGTCAATATCACGATCAACGTCCAAGCCGCGCCCGGCATGAACGAGCAGCAGCTGGCGAAGCTGGTCGCCGCCGAGCTGGAGCGTGTCCAACGCAAGCAGGCCGCCACCACGCGCAGCCGGCTGGCCGATTTCGATTAA
- a CDS encoding putative phage abortive infection protein, producing MSLREKMARAISASWKFVNKEISSFTLFIFFLFMFSLAWSLAPLIAEWLFSQRLSGSRNLEELGQIGDSYGIFNSLLSGLTLFAAAAAYFSQREQINTAVKERHSDEVQQQKDNAAATFFHLLSLHREIKVSLDVNENMTGGKFFRYVSIAKKDVHARNQDFEESLIDSFKFMLATQEGLKLHFVTYFSSLKLILEHINSSEAWNSTEKSFFAKIVKAQFLPEELPALILHTAANDRFGLKVLIEKYALLENYERTPTDLWLDVFLSEFDRSAAGANDEILF from the coding sequence ATGTCACTGCGCGAAAAAATGGCAAGAGCTATAAGTGCGAGTTGGAAATTTGTCAATAAAGAAATATCTAGCTTCACATTGTTTATATTTTTTTTGTTTATGTTTTCTCTAGCGTGGTCTTTGGCCCCTCTGATCGCGGAGTGGTTATTTTCACAGCGCTTGAGTGGAAGCCGTAATTTAGAGGAGTTGGGGCAAATTGGAGATTCATACGGTATTTTTAATTCTCTACTTTCTGGCCTTACATTGTTTGCGGCCGCAGCTGCTTACTTTAGTCAGCGAGAGCAAATAAATACCGCAGTAAAAGAAAGACATTCCGACGAGGTGCAGCAGCAGAAAGATAATGCAGCAGCAACATTTTTTCATTTGCTTAGTTTACATAGAGAAATTAAAGTTTCACTCGACGTTAACGAGAATATGACGGGAGGGAAATTTTTTAGGTACGTTAGCATAGCGAAAAAAGATGTTCATGCGAGAAATCAAGACTTCGAAGAGAGCTTGATTGACTCGTTTAAATTTATGCTTGCCACTCAGGAAGGATTGAAGCTTCATTTTGTAACATATTTCAGTAGCTTGAAATTAATTCTTGAACATATCAACTCTTCAGAGGCTTGGAATTCAACTGAGAAATCTTTTTTTGCAAAAATTGTTAAGGCGCAATTCCTTCCAGAAGAACTCCCTGCTCTGATACTACACACTGCAGCAAATGATCGCTTCGGACTGAAGGTATTGATCGAAAAATACGCTCTGCTTGAAAACTATGAGCGCACCCCAACTGATTTATGGTTGGATGTATTTTTATCTGAATTTGATAGAAGTGCGGCCGGAGCTAACGACGAAATACTTTTTTGA
- a CDS encoding phage late control D family protein, with protein MPPSDRIPPQPQYRLTVDGAKVSLDGRLESLTLTDNRGFEADQLDIVLCDADGKLGIPTRGALATLSLGWADGELVDKGSYIVDEVEHSGAPDKLTIRARSADLRAGLSTKREASYHQTAVGKLVRIVAGRNSLGAVVSGSLESLPVEHMDQTSESDINLLSRLAELHDAIATVKSGKLLFVRAGQGLSASGRALPAVTIRRQAGDSHRYNLADRDSYTGVRAYYHDAKGAAKKEVIHGKGSEAKGKAKGTKPSADNLKSLRHTYASRANAERAAAAEWAKLQRGYASFSLTLARGRPELFPELPATVQGFKADIDGAGWIITKAVHTLDEKGLITALDCELHRV; from the coding sequence ATGCCGCCTTCTGATCGCATCCCGCCCCAGCCGCAATATCGGCTGACCGTGGACGGGGCCAAGGTTTCCCTTGATGGCCGCTTGGAATCGCTGACCCTGACAGACAACCGCGGATTTGAGGCGGACCAGCTCGATATCGTCCTGTGCGATGCCGACGGCAAGCTGGGCATTCCCACGCGCGGCGCGCTGGCAACCCTTAGCTTGGGCTGGGCCGATGGCGAACTGGTGGATAAGGGCAGCTATATCGTGGACGAGGTGGAACACAGCGGCGCACCCGATAAGCTGACCATCCGCGCCCGCAGCGCCGATCTACGGGCCGGCCTGTCCACCAAGCGCGAGGCCAGCTATCACCAGACGGCGGTGGGCAAGCTGGTGCGCATCGTGGCCGGCCGCAATAGCTTGGGTGCGGTCGTGAGTGGTTCGCTTGAATCGCTGCCCGTGGAGCATATGGACCAGACCAGTGAATCGGATATCAACCTGTTAAGCCGCCTGGCTGAATTGCACGACGCTATCGCCACCGTAAAGAGCGGCAAGCTGCTTTTCGTGCGAGCCGGCCAAGGCTTGAGCGCCAGCGGGCGAGCGTTGCCGGCCGTAACCATTCGCCGCCAGGCTGGCGACAGCCATCGCTACAACCTGGCCGACCGTGACAGCTATACGGGTGTGCGTGCCTACTATCACGACGCAAAAGGAGCAGCGAAAAAGGAAGTGATTCACGGCAAGGGCAGCGAGGCCAAGGGCAAGGCAAAGGGCACCAAGCCCAGCGCCGACAACCTCAAGTCACTGCGCCATACCTATGCCAGCCGGGCCAATGCCGAGCGGGCCGCCGCCGCTGAATGGGCCAAGCTTCAGCGCGGCTATGCGAGCTTTAGCCTGACCCTGGCACGTGGCCGGCCCGAGCTGTTCCCGGAGCTTCCCGCGACCGTGCAAGGATTCAAGGCTGATATCGACGGGGCGGGCTGGATCATCACCAAGGCGGTGCATACGCTCGATGAGAAAGGGTTGATTACTGCGCTGGATTGCGAGCTACACCGCGTTTAA
- a CDS encoding FAD-binding oxidoreductase, which yields MVGRHLLAAIQQVLGEAATPPLLAAWDEAYWLLAGALIAAEARLSERTGVSSGALRSLRVMEVRHESETTTSYYLQTLAGQSPGPFKPGQYLTVAIEPAGSGTRQLRQYSLSDSPNRPWWRITVKREAACGDVPAGQVSNWLNAHLQQGDLLQAGAAAFGDFVPDLQGRHPIVLLSAGVGITPMVSVLNSLLETNPRRPVVFAHAARNGRHHALRADLAAARQVHPSLREVVFYESPLEQDRLGIDYHQVGRMNLAQVLKEPDHDAEFFLCGPIGFMQHQWQSLIARGVSPTRIHREVFGPDLLDHLI from the coding sequence ATGGTCGGCCGCCACCTGCTGGCGGCGATTCAGCAGGTATTGGGCGAAGCGGCTACCCCACCCTTGCTGGCCGCCTGGGACGAAGCCTATTGGCTGCTGGCCGGCGCACTGATCGCCGCCGAAGCGCGCCTGAGCGAACGCACGGGTGTGAGCAGCGGCGCTTTGCGTAGCTTGCGCGTCATGGAAGTCCGCCATGAAAGCGAGACCACCACCTCCTATTATCTGCAAACCTTGGCAGGCCAATCGCCCGGCCCTTTCAAGCCGGGCCAATACCTTACCGTCGCGATCGAGCCGGCCGGCAGCGGCACGCGCCAGTTAAGACAGTACAGCCTGTCCGACTCGCCAAACCGGCCTTGGTGGCGTATCACCGTCAAGCGTGAAGCGGCATGCGGGGACGTACCGGCAGGACAAGTATCGAACTGGCTGAACGCACACCTCCAGCAGGGCGACCTTCTGCAGGCCGGGGCGGCGGCTTTCGGCGACTTCGTACCCGATTTGCAGGGCCGGCACCCTATCGTGCTGCTATCGGCCGGCGTGGGCATCACCCCCATGGTGTCGGTGCTCAACAGCTTGCTCGAAACCAATCCGCGCCGTCCCGTGGTCTTCGCCCACGCGGCCCGGAATGGGCGCCACCATGCCCTTAGGGCGGACCTGGCGGCCGCAAGGCAGGTTCACCCCTCGCTTCGGGAAGTGGTGTTCTATGAATCGCCGCTGGAACAGGACCGCCTAGGCATCGACTACCACCAGGTCGGCCGCATGAACCTGGCGCAAGTATTGAAGGAGCCGGATCATGACGCCGAATTCTTCCTGTGCGGCCCCATCGGATTTATGCAGCACCAGTGGCAAAGCCTGATCGCGCGAGGCGTCAGCCCCACCCGCATACACCGCGAAGTATTCGGTCCGGACTTGCTCGATCATTTGATATAA
- a CDS encoding recombinase family protein → MQQYAKVYSYLRFSDPKQADGGSVDRQLSYARRWAADNNVPLDESLSMRDEGLSAYHQRHVSQGAFGVFLKAVEDGMIPTGSVLIVEGLDRLSRAEPMVAQAQLIGIVMAGITVITAMDRQEYNRDLLKREPHRLFVALAMMIRAYEESDTKSKRVSDSIRRRCEAWIAGTNRRIIRSGADPSWLKWDAATETWQEIPDNAAAIRKLIDLYLKGYGTNGIVDQMGENHFMYNGRPMPGGRMYEMMRLPALGGTKRLKIGDDEYELKDYYPALLSEAQFAELQTALARRVRSRVGVSSASVLTGYKRTFCGYCGMAIVSQTIATRRRKSDGKLTDGSRRIQCSSRLTRLPCDVVGGLSAVPIERAVMSYCADQMNLNALYKGADRSTPIRDALSLARHEVAEIELQLGRIVQALAEGTGAAPAIIVKKAAELEARLSDARAKVTAAEYELAAMSPSLSSDAAAEWQALYTGVLDYEYEPRLKARELMMTTFERIVIYFQGVDRSTSEFIDLLLVARGGGSRFLRIDRRTGEWVAGEALPPQDVLATLPEGMLLPVGDE, encoded by the coding sequence ATGCAACAGTACGCAAAAGTATATAGCTATCTTCGTTTTTCCGACCCAAAGCAAGCAGATGGCGGTAGCGTTGACCGGCAACTTAGTTACGCTCGACGGTGGGCCGCTGACAATAACGTCCCGCTCGACGAATCCCTTTCAATGCGAGACGAGGGGCTGTCCGCGTACCATCAACGGCACGTCAGCCAAGGTGCCTTCGGCGTGTTTTTGAAAGCTGTTGAAGATGGCATGATTCCTACCGGCTCGGTTTTGATTGTGGAAGGTTTGGACCGTCTAAGCCGAGCCGAACCGATGGTGGCGCAGGCGCAATTGATCGGAATCGTTATGGCGGGGATTACCGTCATTACGGCAATGGACAGGCAGGAATACAACCGCGATTTGCTGAAGCGTGAACCTCATCGGCTGTTCGTAGCACTTGCAATGATGATCCGGGCCTATGAGGAAAGTGACACCAAGAGCAAGCGCGTAAGCGATAGTATCCGACGACGATGCGAGGCTTGGATAGCAGGTACGAACCGGCGGATTATTCGCAGCGGGGCAGACCCGAGCTGGTTGAAGTGGGATGCTGCCACCGAAACATGGCAAGAAATTCCGGATAACGCGGCGGCTATCCGTAAGCTTATCGATTTGTACCTAAAAGGGTACGGGACCAATGGAATAGTCGATCAAATGGGCGAGAACCATTTCATGTACAACGGGCGTCCAATGCCGGGCGGCCGGATGTATGAAATGATGCGCTTACCTGCCCTGGGTGGAACAAAGCGGCTGAAGATTGGAGACGACGAATACGAACTTAAGGACTATTACCCCGCGCTCTTGAGTGAGGCGCAATTTGCCGAACTTCAAACGGCCCTTGCTCGCCGGGTTCGCTCAAGGGTAGGAGTTTCGTCTGCAAGCGTACTCACCGGCTACAAGCGAACATTTTGTGGTTACTGCGGCATGGCAATTGTGAGCCAGACTATCGCAACGCGCCGAAGGAAGTCGGATGGGAAATTAACTGACGGAAGCAGGCGTATTCAATGCAGTTCAAGGTTGACTCGGCTTCCCTGCGATGTGGTTGGTGGCTTGTCGGCAGTCCCAATAGAACGTGCGGTGATGAGCTATTGCGCTGATCAAATGAATCTCAACGCGCTTTATAAAGGGGCGGATAGATCAACGCCAATTCGTGATGCGCTGTCTTTGGCACGACACGAAGTTGCCGAAATCGAGCTGCAACTGGGACGCATCGTCCAGGCGCTTGCTGAAGGTACGGGAGCCGCGCCGGCAATCATTGTGAAGAAGGCGGCGGAGCTTGAAGCGCGCCTATCCGATGCGCGGGCGAAGGTCACCGCCGCCGAATACGAACTTGCGGCCATGTCGCCAAGTCTCTCTTCCGACGCGGCGGCCGAATGGCAGGCGCTCTATACCGGTGTACTGGATTATGAGTATGAGCCACGCCTTAAGGCTCGTGAGCTGATGATGACGACCTTCGAGCGAATCGTAATCTACTTCCAAGGGGTAGACAGGAGTACGTCTGAGTTCATCGACCTGCTTTTGGTTGCCCGTGGCGGCGGTTCGCGTTTTCTTCGCATAGACCGCCGCACCGGGGAATGGGTTGCGGGTGAAGCCTTGCCGCCTCAAGACGTGCTGGCCACGCTGCCCGAAGGCATGCTTCTGCCTGTCGGTGACGAGTAA
- a CDS encoding TraR/DksA family transcriptional regulator — MSDEIDRANEIAQNHLDELIATQRAALHAKGTPECVDCGEDIPAARRVVFPAARCCIDCQTLRELRKRQGLSS; from the coding sequence GTGTCTGATGAAATCGACCGCGCAAACGAGATTGCGCAAAACCACTTGGACGAACTCATTGCGACCCAGCGGGCCGCGCTGCACGCGAAAGGTACGCCCGAATGCGTGGATTGTGGCGAGGACATACCCGCCGCCCGGCGCGTGGTCTTTCCTGCGGCAAGGTGCTGCATAGATTGCCAAACCCTACGCGAGCTTCGCAAGCGCCAAGGATTGAGTAGCTAA
- a CDS encoding replication endonuclease, translated as MIGSPLIRTDGQYRHKVDTSCSQEAKQAAMQARPKEAPLSLWEFVQKVAPEKDWPKLEGRSEADLLDAIKVYIARREGCDESGEQELAACGNAWRTLLADDHASDGDIKSLAKRCAGAMAVVLLTYSPWEIVEAVYEALRIPFLHVGMRGVTTESLGHRLRDEKTWRRHFRKAHAQAVEHRLTDAGRVMRGREPVVSGLSRAKGRERWRRSREAIEAAQIVSACGETLDLATAVDASVSNPRNRLAELVIRGRGMEAAAQEAGDAAVFLTITNPSRYHPSRSRFLKTDQGRKYYSEPNPNWLAGGKPTPREGNAALLKVFGKLRCVIKNRNWPIYGLRVVEPHADGSPHWHMLVFGPRPLLEAFVTEYETRACKEDAAELEGMTSVQDENGHWKRVPVRQARFKAVWLDNVAADGEGNRYGGPLAYILKYLAKNLTGRKNDGGEIGQDFEIGKGAVEGAELVRIWASLWGIRQFQAFGDASVSVWREARRLRDTPPKDQVLMAVCWAATVNDWHAYRELSKQVYFHLVREAAQGCNRFGEWRGEVVKGFGHEFADATTRTKTWTIDWRAGQRKAAEAQRSAAAQDWLHGHNRPSRQEFVRGVEEEWAMVGLRPVEGQRPDLGFISITVRDEIQADGRPTIFTKEWPCVTDSRPPSMPPPISVIERSKKRRIRARVLAVPPPSRAYKASHV; from the coding sequence ATGATCGGCAGCCCCTTGATTCGTACGGACGGCCAGTACCGCCACAAAGTCGATACCAGCTGCAGCCAGGAAGCCAAGCAAGCAGCCATGCAAGCCCGGCCCAAGGAAGCGCCGCTGAGCTTGTGGGAGTTCGTTCAAAAGGTGGCGCCCGAAAAGGACTGGCCCAAGCTGGAGGGCCGTTCGGAAGCGGACCTGTTGGACGCTATCAAGGTTTATATCGCCCGGCGGGAAGGGTGCGACGAGAGCGGAGAGCAGGAACTCGCGGCCTGTGGCAATGCGTGGCGCACCTTGCTAGCCGATGACCATGCGAGCGACGGCGACATCAAGTCGCTCGCCAAGCGCTGCGCCGGCGCAATGGCCGTGGTGTTGCTGACCTATAGCCCCTGGGAAATCGTGGAGGCCGTATACGAGGCTCTGCGCATTCCTTTCCTGCACGTGGGCATGCGTGGCGTGACCACGGAAAGCCTGGGGCATCGCCTTCGGGATGAAAAGACCTGGCGCCGCCATTTCCGCAAGGCGCATGCGCAAGCCGTGGAGCATCGTTTGACCGATGCCGGCCGCGTGATGCGGGGCCGTGAACCGGTCGTGTCCGGCCTGTCTCGCGCAAAAGGGCGCGAGCGCTGGCGGCGTAGCCGCGAGGCCATCGAGGCCGCGCAAATCGTCAGCGCCTGCGGCGAAACACTGGACCTAGCCACCGCCGTGGACGCCAGCGTATCCAATCCGCGTAACCGCCTGGCGGAACTGGTGATACGTGGGCGCGGCATGGAAGCCGCCGCCCAAGAGGCCGGCGACGCCGCTGTCTTTCTCACCATTACCAATCCATCCCGCTATCACCCCAGCCGCAGCCGCTTCCTCAAGACGGACCAGGGGCGCAAGTACTACTCGGAGCCGAACCCAAATTGGCTGGCGGGCGGCAAGCCGACGCCACGGGAGGGCAATGCCGCCCTGCTGAAGGTGTTCGGCAAGCTGCGTTGCGTTATCAAGAACCGTAATTGGCCGATCTATGGATTGCGCGTGGTAGAGCCCCACGCCGACGGCTCGCCGCACTGGCATATGTTGGTGTTCGGCCCCCGGCCACTCTTGGAAGCGTTCGTCACCGAGTACGAAACACGGGCCTGCAAAGAGGATGCCGCCGAGCTGGAGGGCATGACCAGCGTACAAGATGAAAACGGCCACTGGAAGCGCGTACCCGTCCGCCAGGCCCGGTTTAAGGCCGTCTGGCTCGATAACGTGGCTGCCGATGGAGAAGGCAATCGCTACGGCGGCCCTTTGGCTTACATCCTCAAGTACCTGGCAAAGAACCTGACCGGTCGAAAGAACGACGGCGGCGAAATCGGCCAGGATTTCGAGATAGGCAAGGGCGCCGTCGAAGGCGCCGAGTTGGTTCGTATCTGGGCCAGCCTTTGGGGCATCCGGCAGTTTCAAGCGTTCGGCGATGCGAGTGTCAGCGTGTGGCGCGAGGCCCGCCGCCTGCGCGACACCCCACCCAAGGATCAAGTACTCATGGCGGTTTGCTGGGCCGCAACCGTAAACGATTGGCACGCCTACCGGGAGCTATCCAAGCAGGTCTATTTCCATCTTGTGCGAGAGGCTGCGCAGGGATGCAACCGCTTTGGAGAGTGGCGCGGCGAAGTGGTCAAGGGCTTCGGCCACGAATTCGCCGATGCCACCACCCGCACCAAGACATGGACCATTGATTGGCGCGCGGGCCAGCGCAAAGCGGCAGAAGCGCAGCGCAGCGCCGCAGCACAAGATTGGCTTCACGGTCACAACCGCCCATCGCGCCAAGAGTTCGTGCGCGGCGTGGAAGAGGAGTGGGCAATGGTCGGGCTGCGCCCTGTAGAGGGCCAAAGGCCCGACCTTGGATTCATATCAATAACTGTGCGCGACGAAATTCAAGCGGACGGCAGGCCGACGATTTTTACCAAGGAATGGCCGTGCGTCACAGATTCGCGCCCGCCCAGCATGCCGCCGCCAATCAGTGTCATCGAGCGCAGTAAGAAGCGGCGCATTCGCGCCCGAGTTTTAGCGGTTCCGCCACCCAGTCGCGCCTACAAGGCGTCTCACGTATGA